Below is a genomic region from Micropterus dolomieu isolate WLL.071019.BEF.003 ecotype Adirondacks linkage group LG08, ASM2129224v1, whole genome shotgun sequence.
AATTCGCTCATGGAAACTAAATTTGCATTTGATCAAAATAGTCACACACTAACTGGGCAGGTGGTCCTCCAACATAGTACAATAGAGTACAATTAAACTGAGAATTgatttaagtaatttatcaagATGAAATGCCgaacattctctggttccagctgtGAGGATGTATCACTTgtctctgttttatataatttggCTTTTGGAAAATAAGCAACATATCATTCAAAATCAGAAagaatcattagttgcagcccagtGTGTGCTGTTGCTCATAGATGGGTATAAGCAGCAGGATATATACACAAAGCGGGGAAACAGGGTGGTCAGTAGGGGCCCACTACTTGTTTTTACCCCAGAGCCCCTTAGCAGGGTGATCTGGCCCTCCctcaggactgtgtgggcaGGTACGAACACTTTCTAACTTACACTTTCATCATTTTTTAACCTTTACAAAACAATCATAAATCAATcgtttaaaaacaaatacagcaacATATATAAATGGATAAGAACAAAAAGTGGAAATTGGCCTTTACAGTAGACATTTTAACATGTCACATTAGGAAAAGCACATGTTACGTGTTCTAACTCATTTACCAAAACAGAGAATTTCAGCACAAGAGAGTTACGGCCCTTCTATCgtcattaaaaacatgtttctaaAGTGTTTGCTGTTTTGAACGGaatatctttttttctgtataatATTTGTGAAGAAAAATTGACTTATGCTAACAGTACCAACTTGCCAATTTAAAGGTTGTTTATCCACTAACACTTTCATCTTTCTTATTAGTCCACGGAGCTTTGTGATTTTATTCAACTGAGGTCTAATTAGCCAGAATGACTCAAAACACCTGTGGGGATATGGCAAAGGAGTAGTGGGTGTTTTAAAATCCCGCTGGTATTTATCTGATACTACTTAAACTGCTGTACGTCTCTAAATGTTTTACAGCACCGGCAGATGGCGCTCTTTCCTCTGTTTGGTAAAGTACAAAGATTGACCcgatgaggaagaagaagaagactgcatGGAGAACGAGGAAGTGCCGGCAAATCATGTGTGAGACAGAGGGGCCAGTTAGGTAGCAAGTTTTAGTTGACATTTTTTCCAAACGATACCTGTCTTCAGTTGTATCACACTCATGGCGGAGCGCGGCAGGAACAGCGGCCACCAAGCTGAAGCACATGACGGGACAAACGACAGAAATGTCCCTGAGCCTGGGTTTGGGACAGGTGACCTTACTGTGACTGTCCCTCGGGGGCTCCGGTCCTCAAATCATAACCAGAGGAAAAAGTTAGTCCTGCATATCGACCTCAACAACACCATACTGGTGTCGGACGCCGTGACTGGCCAGGGGACTGTAGCTGCTCTGGACTATTTTCTCACAACTGTCACCTGGGGAAAGATGAGCAAACAAGGTAAACTGGAAATTGTTAGTACTTTAACGTATCACACAAGAATgctgggaatgtgtgtgtgctcagtcAGCGTATGTATTGTTCCTGAGGTGTCACACGCCAGGTCCATgttaaatatacaatataaaagaCCCCCTCCTCCTTTACTTTACTTAGAGGTAGTCAACCAATCCACAAAAAAACCTGAGATGTTACAGAAATGAAATGCTTCATATGATTTGCACAAATGCCGAAAAGCAGGCCATCAATAGTATAACAAGCTCAAATATTTTATGATGTGCTTATTGTGCTATTAACATGGAAGTGGGCATTATAACATAAATTTTAACATACGTTTTTTAAGTAATGTTTGGCAGAATATGGTCAAGAGCCATTCACTTGATCTGTTTTCCTCCAGCATCCCCATGTAATTAATTCCTATTTCACTGAAGTGGTAATACTTACTTAAGGTTGTCCAAAAAGTTGGCCTGCGTAAACTTGTTTTAAAGTCATTAGACAAATCCAGAGAGCAAGAGATCCACCTTGAGCCATTTCTCAGCCCTCATTCCGTTGTTAAGTGTCTcaatttaagatttttatttatttataggaTAGTGGAAAGGGGGAAAGAGATGGGTGGCGACACACAGCGAAGGGCCATAGGTTGGATTCAAACCGGGGCCTCTGCATTAAGGACTTGTGCATGGGGCGCACACTTGACCAACTGAGCTAATCCAGCGGTGCCCCAAGTGTCTAGATTTACAACCATTCACCAAAACCTTGTTCTCCTCACCTCTGTGCAGGAAAGTGGGAATGGCTGAGTGattctccctccctgctcccacCGTGCAGTGATGCTGTAAGTTATTACTCTCAGTTTGGACGGATACCAGGTTTCACATCAGCTGCCGGGCGACGTTTCCGCGGAGTTCTGGATGAGCATCTGGACCTGCTTCGCTGGCCCGAGGGCATCCAGGCAAGCATCATGAGAAAATAGATGAGAAGGCCAGGTGGAACGTGTCTGTGCAAAGTTAGACTGCTGTGGCCCAGAGAGAAATCATTCCCCTCTGATCACTACTACTTTTtagattcagatttttttattgactGATCGTAGCCTTTATTTCTTCCAGTGACCTTGATGATTGTGGTGTTGCTAACTCGTCATTTTGTCTGTAATTTTGGTTTTTATACAATAGGTACTTTTACAATTTAAACTCCTATTGCAATTCTACATAAAGACCACACACTGACATACCTAAGAGCTCGCTTTGCCAGTTCTGCATGAACTGATCTTCCATCCTCTGTTCAACACTCATGTGTTATCTGCTTAACTTGCATATCTTTggagacacacatacaccagtAGCATACAAGTTAAGCACATAGCTATGCCTTATGCAAAGGAGTTAAGATTCCTGACTTTCTAGCAGCCTCCCCCAGAAGCCAATTCAGTTCAGTCATGCAGCTCAAACCTTATGTATTACGTGTTCAGACCATGCTTGTAAATCAGTTTTTCACCGGCAAAGTGGCTCTGCCAATAGATGGTAAAGTTtctgtattaaaataaataagatttgCTGAACACATTTTTACTGCAGCCTATACAGCATGATTAATCCCTGGCGCAGTGATGTGTTACTGAGTGCTCGCTGAATATGTCCCCTGCAGAGGGACAGAGAGCTGGCTGTAAAAGGAGAGGATGGACGACTGTACCACTGGATCCTCCCCTCCTTCTTCCAGCTGCTCAAAGACCTGGTGCAGGAAGGAAGGGAGTTTGCTATCCTTTTTCGTACGTTTGGAACCGACCTACCTCGTGTGCTGAAGGCTGTATCCAGAGCCCTGAATGAAGGGACTCATCCACTGTTCCCGGATCTGCCTGATCTCAAGGTGAAGTAGAATCACAGTTATTCATTATTAAGCCGTGAGTTAAAGTGAGACATTGCCACCACCGCttccactgcaccactgtggTCTGCAGTGTTTATTCTTTCAGGGTTAAAGGGGTCAATTAACCTAAACTACAAGAAGACATTTTATCCGTAGTGGTATCAAGGTTTATAGCTCAACATCTCACAGACACACTAAGTGGGCTTTACAGCATCAATTCCCAATGCATAGTTAAAGATCCCCTGTTTAGATGATAGTTTGCACAACTCTGCTACTTGGaaacagttaaaataaagtgaataccctaggtatttaccccattgatgtgatatgtgccattagctcttactagtatttattgctgcttttactagtatgtattgtcaatTCCAGATCTcgtgctttgttgatgcttgtatgttgttcctcaaatgtaagccgcttttggataaaagcgtctgcaaattgagtgaatgtaaatgtatcttatctatctatctgataagtgtgtgtgtgtcatgttccTTAGGGTTGGTCGACCATGTTGATGTTCTCTTGAAGAGCATGACCTTCTGTGCCCTTTAACATAGACCCTCCCACCGACACactggctcacacacacacagtcataaacGTATGCGTCTCCATGACTCCACTCCCAGAGGGTTTTGTACCTGTGAGCTTGCTGAAGTGGAACACATTGATTTTGAGTGAATAGTGGAGAGCGGTGAGGGGGGGAGGCAGAGGGGGAAGAGAAGTCAGAAAGTGAACCTGTCGGGCACAGTGAGCTGTCTGGAGGAGAGCACAGTGGAAATCTTATTCAAACAGTCTCCTGTCAGATGCTATTTATCTATGCCTTCAGACAGAaagagcgggggggggggggagatcAATCACAAGACATTATGTGATTGTTcagtttctcttttgttttcctgCCTCAGTGAGATTTTGGCCGCAGTAGCTTCAGTATCCTTCTTGTCATGTCTTGGAGGTGAGTGCAGTGGGAAAACGTGCCTATTTAAAGCCTTACACTAAATCTTGGGGTTAGTGGTTAATTTCCGAGAGGTCAGAAGGTCATGCCCAAGACTCCATGCTCATGTCCTTTTATCCGTGTACATTGGGGTTAGTGAGCATGCACTACAGTcgcttcacagtaaaagcacACAAGCTCTGCCAATAATAACTGCACCACTTAAAATACACTTTTTCCATTTTAGAGTTTTGTGCAGCATGATGGTTGAAGCTTTCTAACCTACAGGAAAGAACTATTAAATCATATCACCATAAAAGAGAACATTTAATTCCTCAGTATTTGATTGAATGAGAAAACAGACCCAGTGCGGGTCAATGGATGTGGCCCACGAGAATAAGCCTCTTGTTAATTTTTCTCATCTGCTACAGTCAGAACCATGGTAGGAAGCTATGTACATGATTTTATTCATAAAAGGTGATATTGTGTGAATGGCTGCCTGTTCTTTAGCAACATAGTGTATGCTAAAGTATGGATCTCTACTATGATACAAACATAATGTTATAAGGCAAGTTTTTACCAACTGGACAATTCCCCAAACATACTGTGTATACCTTCAAGGacaaaacaagactaaaagCTAGCTGCTGTGTgagctttgagctaaatgctaatatctgcatgctaacatgctcacaatgacaatgtaaaCATGTGAATGTTTACCAGGTGTAGCATGTACCtcgttcaccatcttagtttaacgTGTTAACATGCTTGCTTACATTCATTAATTAGAATTAAACACAGCAGTGGCTAATGGGAATGCTATTAATTTGCAGGTGTTggacaaatataaatgttgtcctGACCATGGTGTTGGTCGTTACTGTGGGTGACATAAATGAATGTATCaaatttaatggcaatccatacaatagttgagatatttcagtctggaccaaagtggtggaccgttCGACTggcattgccatccctagagccacacCACTTGTACAACTAAAAAAACGTTTCatcttaattttaattttaaaatatttgatttaattgcTGAACAGCTGATACCGCTTGTTCTAAAATTATAGTCTCTTATTAAAGTTAAAATGGCGTGCCAgagagctttttaaaaaaatgttttacttgaaATTATCATTTATTAGATTGTTTAATGGCCATTATCTATCAAGTAGCCACACTATGTAGTGGAAAGCTACAGATTAGTAGAGTTGTCTTTTTATGTAGTTGGCACAGAATTATTTTATGTCTGAGAAAGTTTTAATGCTGATTTTGCTATTAATTTAGGTCAAGTCTGCCAGAGGCCATGTTTTAATAGCAAAATAATTTCACAGAAGGTTCTTTTGGTTGCATGCTTACCACAGAGttccttttttgtttctctctgactATGACTCTTGTCGTTCTCGGTTCAGTTAAGTGTGAATATGACTCCAGGCAAGATCCGCTGCAGCAAGACGGGAGTCGTGCTTAGCCGAGCCGAGGAACGCGTGTCGACATGTGATGGAGAAAGAGGCCTGTACCAGTACTTCAGCTCAGTCCAGGGCCTGGGGGGCTTTCAGGACCACTTTGACTGGTACACATAACACTCTGTAAGCCACCATTAATGTGGGCTTCGTTGCCTCTATCCCTTCTTTCATTCCTTTCCAAATATTTCTGTACCCGTTTCTTGTCTAGGTGGGCTACAAATACCTTCTCCATCCGTGGGGGAAAGCCGCTGTGGGTCGACCCCTTTGACCAAAATGTTCAGCACATCTTCATAGATGACAACATAAGACAGAACGACGAGGATACCATAGTCCATCCCAAGGTACTGTCACTTGTTTTAAAGGCTGAAAATACATCAACCACTATTGACCTCCATATGTATTGCTTTAAGAGGCTTATATTTCTAACTTATATTTCCCCAGTTTCCTTTCCACTTTAGAGAGTATTCAGCTTTTTAATTAGAACCAAATTCTGAGATATGGTGTTTTAAGAGATAAGTGTGTTAACAGGCTGTGGTGTCATTTTCTCACATGTTCTGAGAACAAAATCTCAGCGCATAGTTACATAACGACTGAGTCATGGGTATTAACCTGCAGCTCTGAGTAACCTTCATACAGATTATATGGATACGTTTTGTTAGACTATATAGAGTGGATATGGTGCTTCTGTCACCTGCAGTTGTCATCTACAGCTGTTTTTATAGAAATCACATCTAATTGTAGAGGGAACTAGGCAGCGAGAGCACGCAGACCTCCAAGACTTTTGGCCGGAGATTTTAGTAGCTAAGATGACATCTCAAATAGCCATAGGTCAGGCCATGAGCGCTTGagaaacaaataattttacaattttagCATCTCACTAGCTTATAGTACAATGAGCTAAAATTACTACTTCTGATCTCCCAccctctctcttttgctctATTAATTATGCATTGAGCTTCGTCTTTGGGAAACCTTCTTTACTGTAACTTTTTCATAATGCTGTTTGATAATTTCTGGTGTTCTTTAGTGAACTCTGCAGCAATCAGCTGCAGGAGCAAAAGGTTTTAATATCATTTGAAGTTTGTTTTCCACTTGAACAAAGCCTAGCTCTTCGAATTGTATTTGTCTTCTCTGTCTCTATTTTATCGTAAGTTTCTATATCCTGTTGTTTTTGACAACACTTTGGAATCCCTGCCGTTAGCCCCTTGTATTAGCTGTCCAGTGAGTCTCCCAACATGCATCCGGTGTAATGAATGATCCAGTTTTGCTTAAATGTCAGctattgtgtgtatatttgtccCTGGCCAGTGAGTGGTTTtgctagggctgggcaatatggccaaataGGCTATCGCAATAAAACCTTTCATACAattttgatattgatatttttcacaataaatgtcattatttctttcaagttaaaggctgatttttgctcttaAGTGAAAATTGAACAAACCAGATGGTTAAACAATTTATGTtctgaacatgacaaacacttgccaaacagtcGATCACTTAATAAAGctaaggtagaacattcaaactAAATATGATAAagtcttttttcaacaaatatacatgagtaaaattaagtaaaatcttttttcagtcccttttcctcaacaaaataaatatctttaatAGAAACATTATGTGCTTATTTGTTGgtgatttaaatgaattaaattgaacatttgttatattgttgaggaaaatatattgcgataattatcattattgttttagaGCCCAGCACTAGTTTATGCTATATTCTCTTTCGATTTTTGCGTTGTCAGAGACAATATTAATGCAGCTACTTTTCATAGTTTTATCCATCTCAATAAAGTAGCTTATACAGATGTTTTGGCAAGACTGTAGCTGGTTCAGAAAGCTGACATCACCCCCCCCTATGACTCTGGTTTCtccattttctgtgtgtgtgtttctcaggTTTTCTTGGACCCAGGTGGGGCCGAGACTCGTACAGCCTGCACTTCTGAGCTCTATGATATCACACTGGTCCAGACTGACCTCCTCCGGGCCATTTCTGACCCGAGCCACTTCACTCAGCGCGTCCACATCTGCCTGGAAAACTATGAAAGGAATCTCCAGCAGGGGACAGGTTAGAACACAGTTCAAACTAGGCCCACCCtccatgtttgtctgtgtgacaACATCCAGTTTAGGGTTCTGTTTACCCAGACACCACAATCCCAGCACAGACGGAGCATGCAGACGCAGTAGGTATGGTTATTAAACACAAAGGCTGATGACTTATTTAAGGACTGGAGTTCATCAAACCATAAATGGAATTTGTTTACATATGGAGGACATGAATAAATACGCAGATGAGGAAGGATCACAATTATGTGGTAAAAGAAATCTTTGGAAGGACAAACTAAATGCACATAAGGGAGGTTTAGAAGCAGCTTGATAAGTTGGATTTTAATACCATGCATATTTTACTTTATCTACTCCAGGACAACAGTAAAAGGATGTTAGCTTATACAAAGAGCATATAACAAATAGATTGTACTGTCTGCTGGCCTAAGGTGAACCGCCACAAAGAGTTTTTGACTTAATTAGCCATTAAAGTGGCCAGGCCAGCCTCTTTGATTGCAGCAAAGGCTCTGTGACTAATCACGCCACGGGATAATTGCCCTAACTCTCTGAAATCTGTTTCAGACAGCATAATTGGGGGCACATATGGTGAAACACCATTCAAGTGTTGCATTAGGCTAGCCGTCTAGTGAGAAGAATACACCGGGGTTTtgttttatctcctttttcaTCCTCAGGGTGTGACACTTTTATGTAGCTTCTCCCTTAGATGTTAAGACATGTATTTTAACTTCCGTTGTTTTCCATCAAATGCATTGTGTACATCCACTCAGAACTTAAAGGAAATACTTCCAGATGTCTGATTACTGACTATGACTGTGTAACTTAAGGGTGATACCTGTCTAATGTGACTACAGAGGGTATGCACATGACgtcacagaacgcagttacgctcgctgagtggcagaaagacgagcagcagtgttggcctgaatcagctaaaacacaaacaacacatcacaaatgggaaagagctggaccactggttctttggtaaaCAGTTGCcttttaatttgagcaaataatgaCTTGTTTTACAATCTGTTTGCTgaacgcagccatggtaacagatgtttttccactcagtccagcgtgttccggaaggggaagtgacatcaacgcataCCCTCTATATTGCTTGTAAATGTCACAAAGCGACCTAATTAGATCCATAACGACACATATCATTTCCTGATCTGATCAGGTAAGAGTAATCCCCATCCTTGCTCCGTCAGAGCACTTTGATTATACGAAGTAATATCTTCTGAAAGCACTGAGACATATCATTAAGTTGAACATGGGTTTGGGATGTGTTGGCACTGAATTATTTActgtgctttttattatttgaaagCGCCCTTGTgtgaaacatttaatttgtgTGGATGTTTTGGTAATTTGTGCTTTGAAggttttagaaaatatttattgttaagcTTCCAGGGAGATTTTTCATTGCTGTATTTTCCTGAGGTCAGAGAGTTAGGTTAGAGAGACCACTGAAGGCCAACAGTATTAATAATCTATCGACAAATACTGAAATGTAGGTTTCTGAGACCCACTGAGAACAGTTGAGTGATAATGCCATTCTTATACTTTTTTGAGTATATGGTGAGCATGGATTTCCTTAACAAGAGAACACGCAAGTGGATATATTGATAAGGAAAATACAAAGACAATAGTGGGTTGGAAGGCTTTGTTGGTGATGGttacattaaattattataCACTTTTGCGTTGGCACAGTTTTCATAACGGAGTTTCATTGTGCAAACACAAAATGCTATACTCACACAATGAAAACATCCATATTAAATGAGGTAATAGATCATGCATAGGTTAATCAGAGCACCGCAGCATTGATATGTTTATCAGGGAATTTTAATCACTGTTGCATATGAGAGTAAATTAATAATTAGGATATACTGCTGTCAAACAGCTCATATCAAAACAGTCTCAAGTGATTGTTTCCCTAAGACTGTACAAGTGGCAAGAAAATAGTTGATGTAGGGCAAGAATTAcctaaattttatttattaaatatgttttattactgtaaatataGACAACAATAAATTCTACATTCATACAAGTTAAAATGACTACTTTACTGCATCAGTTTACTTTTCCTGCTCTGTGTCTACCACAAAGTTTGTTGCATATTGTTCAAGACACCAAGCGCATGGCAGTTACTTGTATACGTTTGATTATCTAGAATACAGTAAACTACAGTATTATGAAAAGCAGGCAGAAATGCCTGCAAGCACATGTTGCattgattcaaaataaaaaacataataggACAAATTTCTTGCATTAGGAGTTTTGCACACTGAAACTCTCCCATGAAAACTTAAGCCTAAGCAATTGTTAAGTACTGTCATATTGTGCATTGAAGTCTCATCACATGGTTAATGATGCTGCCATGCATTTGAATGCTCATCACATTAAAtcttgtacattttatttatttttgtgaaatatttccATTTGCTGTTAAATAAATCTGTAAGGTTTTTATTAAACTATTCTGTGTTTTGCATAATGACAgcttactgtacacacacaacataagaTGATTCATGTATTAGAGTTCATTTGGTTTGGCCATCGCTGCTCAGTATAAATCTTTGTTGATCAATATCTGTACTTGTTTGTGGTGTAacttctgtgtgtatgtgaccaGGTCAGGTCCATTGGggattaattaaagaaaatacaaaggGTGGTAAGAACATTAATTTGCTTTGGTAAGTTGtaactgacatttaaaatgtctttaataCTTCTCTTCCTGCCATTTCAAAGCAAACATTTGTATCCTCTACACAACCACATTTATCAGCACCCCTGCAGCTACCTGGAGGTACTTCACGTGGAGATGAGTGGAAGCAGAAGACCAAAATGATAAGGGAAATGCTTGTGAGATAAAATGTTTCGTCTCTCTGTAGTTTGGCATGAGATTATAAATGCAAAGCTGGGCTTGACAGAAATGTTTGAAGTGAGATTTTAACAGGTAATTCATCTTCTAAAACATTCGTGTAATTAACCGCTTCATTATGGCCGAGGTCACACACATTAATGTGTGACAAGTCATGGCTGGAGTTCGTCCCGGGCTGATTGTGATGGATGATGCTGGCAATTGTCTGAACATTTGATGAGTTACTTACAAAGCAAATGGTACAACAGTGTCAGCCAAGATGACTACAGTGGGAATTAGAATAACCAGtagggagaacaagtatttgatacactgctgattttgcaggttttcctacttacaaagcatgtagaggtctgtaatttttatcataggtacacttcaactgtgagagacggaatctaaaacaaaaatccagaaaatcacattgtatgatttttaaatatagcactttttatccaaagcgctTTACATTTTAGGTAACCCAGTTGTCACTCATTCTCTCAGGCTATTTGCTGACTGACCCAAGAAAGGAATATATAATTTACTTAgaatatgtgtttttatattttgactACTTGCAAAAGAAATTtaattttctcacttttttaaaatggttGCATGTGAAAAGCTTTGTTAAACAAAATGATGAACAATTTCCTCATTCTCTAAAACACCCACGGAGTTGATGTTTTCAAAAGATCCATTTATGAAAGGAAGCACTGCTCCAAAAAGGAAGGGAACATTTAATCataacagtataacatcaaTCTCAGTTAAACTTCAGGGATTTCAATCTGTCCAGTTAGAAATCATAAGCGATTATATCAGTGTCACTTGTTTTGGGGTTATTGAAAGTGTTAACAGGTGCACTGAAGAGGCATCAGCAAGACGACCCCCAAAAggaatggttttgcaggtggtggtCTCGGACAGTTGCTCTCAccttatccttcctgactgattgttctctagttttgcattttgctaatgttgtcactactggtagcatgaggcGGTACCTGAAGCCCATAGTCCAGCTCCTACAGGATGACCCATCCATACGTGCcctcagagccattgtcagacCTTACGCTGGTGCAGGCAGCCCAGGGTTCCTCCTGGTGTAGGACACTGCCCCTtatgttccccagacctgaatccaaagGAGAACCTATGTAGCGCCACAGACTGTCTGTTGTTatgtcattttgttctcaatgaattatacaatgtacagtaaagattttgaacgTTGAAGTGTTTCTTTGAGATCTGATGTATGATTaaagtgttcccttaatttttcTGAGCAGTATACATGCAACTGACCTGCTGTGGTAGTGACACTAACCATGTAGCAgcagttttaaatatttctttctttcttaataTGTAGGTACTAAAGAGAATAAAGACAATTAAAGGTCTTACACTACAAAGTTAGAGCCTAACCTGCGTTGCATCTGCTACAATCCAAAGTGGAACATGCAAAGAGTGGATGTTCAGCAGACctttttccacagcagacatgttgaatcttcatagcaggaaaagcgcAGGTGGAATTTATGACATTAAAGATGGCTCAGTTCCAATAAGTCTCCAAGTAACCTAGTCCCGCTGGCACAATACCAGAACCTCACCTCAAAACATTTGCCTGTGTTCTTTCTGCTAGGGAATGTgtaatgtctgctgtgaataaGGAGTATTAAATCTGACTCGGCTGAGCTAACTGTCCGAAACCACACGCCTCT
It encodes:
- the si:dkey-32e6.3 gene encoding uncharacterized protein si:dkey-32e6.3, coding for MAERGRNSGHQAEAHDGTNDRNVPEPGFGTGDLTVTVPRGLRSSNHNQRKKLVLHIDLNNTILVSDAVTGQGTVAALDYFLTTVTWGKMSKQGKWEWLSDSPSLLPPCSDAVSYYSQFGRIPGFTSAAGRRFRGVLDEHLDLLRWPEGIQRDRELAVKGEDGRLYHWILPSFFQLLKDLVQEGREFAILFRTFGTDLPRVLKAVSRALNEGTHPLFPDLPDLKLSVNMTPGKIRCSKTGVVLSRAEERVSTCDGERGLYQYFSSVQGLGGFQDHFDWWATNTFSIRGGKPLWVDPFDQNVQHIFIDDNIRQNDEDTIVHPKVFLDPGGAETRTACTSELYDITLVQTDLLRAISDPSHFTQRVHICLENYERNLQQGTEGMHMTSQNAVTLAEWQKDEQQCWPESAKTQTTHHKWERAGPLVLW